One window of the Acaryochloris sp. CCMEE 5410 genome contains the following:
- a CDS encoding bacterioferritin, whose product MRDLDTAATIALLNRIMEFELAGVVRYTHYGLMVTGPNRLPIVDFFKSQASESLTHAQEAGEIITGLEGHPSQKIAPIEETNQHAVRNLLQESLNHEQLALNLYKQLLDVVENASIYLEEYARTKIGQEEMHNLEIKKMLRDFS is encoded by the coding sequence ATGAGAGATCTCGATACCGCAGCAACCATTGCCCTTCTTAATCGCATTATGGAATTTGAATTGGCAGGGGTTGTCCGCTATACCCACTATGGGTTGATGGTAACGGGGCCAAATCGATTACCCATTGTGGACTTCTTTAAATCGCAAGCGAGTGAATCCCTTACTCATGCCCAGGAAGCGGGAGAAATCATCACTGGCTTGGAAGGGCATCCGAGCCAAAAGATTGCTCCCATCGAAGAAACCAATCAGCATGCCGTCAGAAACTTGCTGCAAGAAAGCTTGAACCATGAGCAGTTGGCCCTGAATCTCTACAAACAGCTCTTAGATGTTGTAGAAAACGCCAGTATTTACCTGGAAGAATATGCCCGCACCAAAATTGGCCAGGAAGAGATGCATAATCTGGAAATCAAAAAGATGCTCCGTGACTTTAGCTGA
- the rppB gene encoding two-component system sensor histidine kinase RppB, translating to MNERTLFRQTRWRLASWYAGVMGIILTLSGFGVYEAIDHAHRTAADRELQAIAGRLHDNIEPMLIQPGKLPTSTQRFLPDSCVTSEPCITSASSADHSPGEMFQGSYYIRLLDTSQNLIALAGLRPKGLPSSSSMTAWQYIQDEDNIRYRQITIPVQNPDAPLWGYLQVGSSLKHSDQYLSSVRLVLFAGLPLALFFIGVAGWWLAGRAMQPIRQSYQQIQQFTADAAHELRTPIAAAQAIVESVLDMPQLSAAEARETLQTLDRQHQRLSQLIQDLLLLTRLDRQKQLKQNDSCCLQDLVSDMAEELAALALNKKIQLQTDVQMDQPLWVSGDEAQLYRLVFNLVINAIQYTPEAGKVTLALSQQDQQAVIQVRDTGVGIAPEYQSKIFDRFYRVDCDGLRPAFGHRNRQTGGSGLGLAIAWAIAQKHQGRITVQSQPSKGSLFTIHLPILPT from the coding sequence ATGAATGAGCGGACGCTATTTCGTCAGACTCGCTGGCGGTTGGCAAGCTGGTATGCCGGGGTGATGGGTATTATTTTGACCCTCAGTGGCTTTGGTGTCTATGAGGCGATTGATCATGCCCATCGAACGGCTGCGGATCGGGAATTGCAAGCGATCGCAGGTCGGTTACACGACAATATAGAGCCAATGCTCATTCAACCTGGCAAACTTCCCACCAGTACCCAACGCTTTTTGCCGGATTCCTGCGTTACCTCAGAACCCTGCATAACGTCTGCTAGCTCCGCAGATCATTCACCAGGGGAGATGTTCCAGGGCAGCTATTACATTCGGCTCTTAGATACCTCCCAAAACCTGATTGCTTTGGCTGGGTTGAGACCCAAGGGTCTACCGTCCTCTTCGTCTATGACAGCATGGCAATATATTCAGGACGAGGACAATATTCGCTACCGTCAAATCACTATCCCTGTGCAAAATCCTGATGCGCCCCTTTGGGGATATCTGCAAGTCGGTAGCTCTCTCAAGCATTCTGATCAATATCTCTCCTCAGTTAGATTGGTTCTATTTGCGGGCTTGCCCTTAGCTCTGTTTTTTATCGGTGTTGCAGGCTGGTGGCTTGCTGGACGAGCGATGCAACCGATTCGTCAGTCCTACCAGCAAATACAGCAATTTACAGCAGATGCGGCCCATGAATTACGCACTCCCATCGCTGCAGCCCAAGCCATAGTGGAATCCGTCTTGGATATGCCTCAACTATCGGCTGCAGAGGCCCGCGAAACGCTCCAAACCCTGGATCGCCAGCATCAACGTTTGTCCCAATTGATTCAGGACTTGCTATTGTTGACTCGGTTGGACCGCCAAAAACAACTGAAGCAGAATGATTCGTGCTGCCTTCAGGATTTAGTGAGCGACATGGCCGAAGAGTTAGCGGCTCTAGCCTTAAACAAAAAGATCCAGCTCCAAACCGATGTTCAAATGGATCAGCCCTTATGGGTCAGCGGGGATGAAGCACAGCTTTATCGACTCGTCTTTAACCTCGTGATCAATGCGATTCAGTACACCCCTGAAGCAGGTAAAGTCACTCTTGCGTTAAGTCAGCAAGACCAGCAGGCAGTGATTCAGGTGAGAGATACGGGGGTAGGGATTGCACCTGAGTATCAATCCAAGATTTTTGATCGGTTTTATCGGGTGGATTGCGATGGTCTTCGACCGGCCTTCGGCCATCGCAACCGTCAAACAGGCGGTTCAGGGTTGGGATTGGCGATTGCCTGGGCAATTGCCCAAAAACATCAAGGACGGATAACGGTGCAGAGCCAGCCTAGTAAAGGCAGCCTTTTTACGATCCATCTACCGATTCTCCCTACCTGA
- a CDS encoding metallophosphoesterase, whose amino-acid sequence MSFKRRKFLSLVSLAGLGVGVLHHQAQSQEPIQERLVRRTHILGSTPSHLRFVAVGDVGTGKRSQFKVAQSMMAYCKQYPFSLVWLVGDNIYNSGDIHRVKSVFEKPYNALLQSDVTFHAVLGNHDVRSNEGKDQLRYPGYNMLGRYYTFGDELAQFFALDTNPGHHWPAQLEWLEQALSRSQAAWKIVLGHHNIYSSGWHGAFQHWVESWGPLMGHIPSQPMLLKQLPPLFNKYSCMSMGMNTITNELNLFVAPPI is encoded by the coding sequence ATGTCTTTTAAGCGGCGTAAGTTTCTCTCTCTAGTCAGTCTGGCTGGCTTGGGAGTTGGCGTTCTGCATCATCAGGCTCAATCCCAGGAGCCAATTCAGGAAAGATTGGTTAGAAGAACCCATATATTGGGTTCAACCCCATCTCATCTACGATTCGTCGCAGTGGGGGATGTGGGCACAGGAAAACGGTCTCAGTTTAAGGTTGCTCAATCCATGATGGCGTACTGCAAGCAATATCCCTTTTCTCTGGTTTGGCTTGTGGGAGATAACATCTACAACTCAGGAGATATTCACCGAGTTAAGAGCGTATTTGAAAAACCCTATAACGCTTTACTGCAAAGTGATGTGACGTTTCATGCCGTGTTAGGCAATCATGATGTTCGATCCAACGAAGGTAAGGATCAGCTGCGCTATCCGGGGTACAACATGCTGGGGCGATACTATACGTTTGGGGATGAACTGGCTCAATTCTTTGCCCTAGATACCAATCCTGGCCATCATTGGCCCGCCCAACTCGAATGGCTAGAACAAGCATTATCTCGATCGCAAGCAGCCTGGAAAATTGTGTTGGGACACCACAATATCTATTCTTCAGGTTGGCATGGTGCATTTCAGCACTGGGTTGAATCATGGGGACCATTGATGGGCCATATTCCTAGTCAACCGATGCTTTTAAAGCAGCTCCCTCCGTTGTTTAACAAATATAGCTGTATGTCAATGGGCATGAACACCATTACGAACGAACTCAACCTATTCGTGGCACCACCTATCTAA
- a CDS encoding amylosucrase: protein MDAVALKRHSIKSLSRLMPRLEVRYADQIDQGTWQSYVQRIKTHFPRLFGLLYQLYGHQYDFFYHLEQILDSTTHMWMKRPDELKALDVMREADPHWYQSHRMVGAMCYVDLFAGDLSGIRDRIPYLTELGITYLHLMPLFKTLEGDNDGGYAVSSYREVDPSLGTMEELADLATELRQHGISLVLDFVFNHTSDEHQWAKRAMAGDREHQEYYRMYRDRELPDQFEQTVNSVFPDEHPGCFTYRTKIRKWIWTTFCNYQWDLNYENPTVFSHMAEEMLFLANVGVEVLRLDAVAFLWKRLGSSCENLPEAHLLIQAFNVVLQIAAPAMVFKSEAIVHPDEVRRYISEEECPLSYNPQLMALLWEALATRNTQLLRHAMQKRFDLPDGCAWVNYIRCHDDIGWTFSDNDAWELNINPLHHRQFLTAFYTNRFENSFARGLPFQENLETQLARISGTTASLCGLEKGLYEQDLAQVELAIRRILLLHGILLTIGGIPLLYLGDELGILNDYDYGQSPEKDGDSRWTHRLTFDWERADSRRNSEEVWGRIYLGLLRLIHIRQQNRAFTGSETVLMDPGNDHVFGYFRHHDDQSVLVLGNFTEREQAIVGRQLRLLGMRKTFTDIVSGTTITATQKLMLDPYQFMILIGVR, encoded by the coding sequence ATGGATGCTGTAGCCCTCAAGCGACACAGTATCAAGTCCCTATCCCGGTTAATGCCCCGTTTAGAAGTTCGCTATGCGGACCAAATTGATCAAGGGACATGGCAAAGCTATGTTCAGCGCATTAAAACCCACTTTCCCCGTTTATTTGGCTTGCTGTATCAGCTGTATGGCCATCAGTATGACTTTTTCTATCATCTAGAACAGATTTTAGATTCAACCACCCATATGTGGATGAAACGGCCCGATGAACTGAAGGCCTTGGATGTGATGCGAGAAGCAGACCCCCACTGGTATCAGTCCCATCGGATGGTAGGGGCTATGTGTTACGTCGATCTCTTTGCAGGTGATTTGAGTGGCATCCGCGATCGCATCCCGTATCTCACGGAACTAGGGATCACCTACCTTCATCTGATGCCTTTATTCAAAACCCTAGAAGGCGACAATGATGGGGGCTATGCCGTGAGTAGCTATCGCGAGGTCGATCCCTCCCTCGGCACGATGGAGGAACTGGCTGATCTCGCCACTGAACTGCGGCAACATGGCATTAGTCTGGTCCTGGACTTCGTGTTTAACCATACGTCCGATGAGCATCAATGGGCCAAGCGAGCTATGGCAGGCGATCGGGAGCATCAGGAGTACTACCGGATGTATCGCGATCGCGAGCTACCCGATCAGTTTGAACAAACGGTTAATTCAGTTTTCCCCGATGAGCATCCGGGTTGTTTTACCTACCGCACCAAGATTCGCAAATGGATTTGGACGACGTTTTGTAATTATCAGTGGGACCTCAATTACGAAAATCCCACAGTTTTTAGCCATATGGCTGAGGAAATGCTGTTCCTGGCCAATGTGGGGGTCGAAGTTCTACGGCTAGATGCCGTCGCCTTTTTATGGAAGCGGCTAGGGAGTTCGTGTGAGAATCTCCCAGAAGCCCATTTACTGATTCAAGCCTTTAATGTGGTGCTGCAAATTGCGGCTCCAGCGATGGTTTTCAAATCGGAAGCAATCGTCCATCCCGATGAAGTCAGACGCTATATCAGTGAAGAAGAATGTCCGCTATCCTACAATCCACAGTTGATGGCCCTGTTATGGGAAGCGCTAGCAACTCGGAATACTCAATTGTTGCGCCATGCCATGCAAAAGCGGTTTGATCTGCCCGACGGCTGTGCTTGGGTTAACTATATCCGGTGCCATGACGATATTGGCTGGACCTTTTCGGATAATGATGCCTGGGAACTGAATATCAATCCGTTGCACCATCGGCAGTTCTTGACGGCTTTTTATACCAATCGATTTGAAAATAGTTTTGCCCGCGGCCTGCCTTTCCAAGAAAACCTAGAAACCCAACTCGCCCGTATTTCTGGGACTACAGCTTCTCTGTGTGGTCTTGAGAAAGGGCTCTATGAACAGGATTTAGCCCAAGTGGAGCTGGCCATCCGGCGAATTCTGCTGCTTCACGGCATTTTATTAACTATTGGAGGCATTCCCCTGCTTTATTTAGGAGATGAGCTAGGTATCCTCAACGACTATGACTATGGTCAATCCCCCGAGAAGGATGGAGATAGTCGATGGACGCATCGACTCACGTTCGATTGGGAACGGGCTGACTCGCGCCGAAACTCAGAAGAAGTCTGGGGGAGAATCTATTTGGGACTGTTGAGGCTGATTCATATTCGTCAGCAAAACCGGGCTTTTACGGGGTCAGAAACGGTCTTGATGGATCCAGGCAATGATCATGTATTTGGCTATTTCCGCCACCATGATGATCAAAGTGTGTTGGTGCTCGGCAACTTTACGGAACGTGAGCAGGCCATTGTGGGGAGGCAGTTACGGCTACTCGGTATGCGCAAAACTTTTACAGATATTGTGTCAGGAACCACGATCACCGCGACCCAAAAGCTGATGCTAGATCCTTATCAATTTATGATTCTGATTGGCGTTCGATAA
- a CDS encoding carbonic anhydrase codes for MKKLVRGLQEFKQSYVAQNQELLEELSHGQKPRVLFISCSDSRVDPNLITQTDVGELFVIRNAGNIVPPYGAANGGEGGTIEYAIAALEIDQVVICGHSHCGAMKGLMKLNKLQADMPLVYDWLQHAETTRRLVAENYPESQGEERVEILVAENVLVQIDNLKTYPIVRSRLLQGKLQIYGWIYHIETGEVLAYDDQTHTYIPPQSQLLDPPPSLPSRLEQYLISTHAPPVACEVPAPRLQSASSSPAASPVNGTPAADRIRSQLNALLKASPDSWVDVEDRMRSMSKLLEDARHEGMSASEAQNYHHKFSEQIPRWLRQMG; via the coding sequence GTGAAAAAGCTAGTTCGTGGTCTACAAGAGTTTAAGCAAAGCTATGTTGCCCAAAATCAAGAACTCTTAGAAGAACTCTCTCACGGTCAAAAGCCCCGTGTCTTATTTATCTCCTGCTCTGATTCGCGGGTTGACCCCAATCTGATCACTCAGACAGACGTCGGGGAATTATTTGTGATTCGCAATGCCGGTAATATTGTGCCTCCCTATGGAGCGGCCAATGGCGGCGAAGGCGGCACCATTGAATATGCCATTGCTGCTCTAGAGATCGATCAAGTGGTGATCTGCGGCCATTCCCACTGCGGGGCGATGAAAGGGCTGATGAAGCTGAATAAGCTGCAAGCCGATATGCCCTTGGTCTATGACTGGTTACAACATGCCGAAACCACCCGACGATTGGTGGCAGAGAACTACCCCGAATCTCAAGGGGAAGAGCGGGTTGAAATTTTAGTAGCCGAAAATGTCTTGGTACAGATTGATAATCTGAAGACGTATCCCATTGTGCGATCGCGGCTGCTGCAGGGCAAACTGCAAATTTATGGCTGGATTTATCACATCGAAACCGGAGAAGTTCTGGCCTATGACGACCAGACCCATACCTACATCCCCCCTCAAAGCCAGCTATTAGACCCTCCCCCCAGCTTGCCGTCTCGCTTAGAGCAATATCTGATTAGCACCCATGCACCGCCGGTCGCTTGTGAAGTGCCGGCCCCTCGACTGCAGTCAGCGTCTTCAAGTCCAGCGGCTTCTCCCGTCAATGGTACGCCTGCAGCGGATCGCATCCGCTCTCAGCTCAATGCCCTCTTGAAAGCATCGCCGGATTCTTGGGTGGACGTAGAAGACCGTATGCGGTCCATGAGCAAGCTGCTTGAAGATGCCCGCCATGAAGGCATGAGCGCCAGTGAAGCCCAGAATTATCATCATAAATTCTCAGAACAGATTCCCAGGTGGCTACGGCAAATGGGATAG
- a CDS encoding sodium:solute symporter family protein has product MQLFDWIIVAAYLVFTLFVGIYLSRKASGSLADFFVSGRSLPWWLAGTSMAATTFSIDTPLVVAGLVATKGIAGNWLWWSFGFAHIVMIYIFARLWRRSEIITDAELTEMRYGGNTAAVLRGTKAFLFAVPINCIGIGYAMLAMVKMVDALGVWQSIGIGADSDLKLWTVIAVSIFVLIYAGLSGLWGVVATDFFQFFLALVGALIVAVAAVQQIGGINLLVEQAQQATNHDVLSFVPLKIGGEGGWLQWSESAGISINAFFAYIFLQWWSFRRSDGGGEFVQRLAAAKDEQEAEKSAWLFNIMHYVVRTWPWILVGLAAVVLYPDTKDQELGYFLLMKDYLPQGLLGLVFASLVAAFMSTVSTSINWGASYLTNDLYLRFMNPQASQAQLISAGRVASVLVTLIGAIAAFYSESVVDVFKLVIAIGTGPGLVLILRWYWWRINAAAELASMLGGFLIGLLTTIIPVLKIDDFGLKLLVTTSITTVIWVAAMLLTPPESEATLNKFYAKVRPGGPGWTRQQSQTGLAPLQDLGKDILRVLASSLILFGSMFTVGGFLLLQPTTGWISLVIAVIGWMWLRQLNKSKSPPMVRPGTGVPTP; this is encoded by the coding sequence ATGCAGCTTTTTGATTGGATTATTGTCGCAGCCTACTTGGTGTTTACTCTTTTCGTTGGCATCTATTTGTCTCGGAAAGCATCGGGTAGTCTAGCTGATTTCTTTGTATCGGGTCGTTCTTTACCTTGGTGGCTGGCTGGAACCAGTATGGCCGCAACAACTTTTTCAATCGATACCCCGTTAGTGGTGGCAGGTTTAGTCGCCACTAAAGGCATTGCTGGCAATTGGCTATGGTGGAGTTTTGGCTTTGCCCATATCGTCATGATCTATATCTTCGCGAGATTATGGCGGCGCTCAGAAATTATTACTGACGCTGAGTTAACGGAAATGCGCTACGGCGGTAACACGGCGGCCGTACTACGGGGCACCAAAGCCTTTCTATTTGCAGTTCCCATCAATTGCATTGGCATCGGCTATGCCATGTTAGCCATGGTGAAAATGGTGGATGCCCTGGGCGTTTGGCAAAGTATAGGCATTGGGGCCGACAGCGATCTCAAACTGTGGACAGTCATCGCCGTCAGTATTTTTGTCTTAATCTATGCTGGCCTCTCCGGTTTATGGGGGGTGGTCGCCACTGATTTCTTCCAGTTTTTCTTAGCCTTAGTGGGGGCTTTAATCGTTGCCGTTGCCGCTGTCCAGCAAATTGGCGGTATCAACCTCCTGGTCGAGCAAGCCCAGCAAGCCACGAATCATGATGTTTTATCTTTCGTCCCTTTAAAGATAGGAGGCGAAGGGGGTTGGCTGCAGTGGAGTGAATCGGCAGGGATTAGTATTAATGCCTTTTTCGCCTACATCTTTCTGCAATGGTGGTCCTTTCGCCGTAGTGATGGCGGCGGTGAATTTGTTCAACGGCTCGCGGCAGCTAAGGATGAACAAGAAGCTGAAAAATCCGCTTGGTTGTTCAATATCATGCACTATGTAGTGCGCACCTGGCCCTGGATTTTGGTGGGTTTAGCGGCAGTAGTGCTCTATCCCGATACCAAAGATCAGGAATTGGGGTACTTCCTCCTGATGAAAGACTATCTCCCTCAAGGCTTACTGGGTCTAGTGTTCGCTTCTCTGGTAGCCGCCTTTATGAGTACCGTCTCCACTTCCATCAATTGGGGCGCTTCCTATTTAACCAATGATCTCTACCTGCGGTTTATGAATCCCCAGGCCTCTCAAGCTCAACTCATTTCTGCAGGCCGCGTTGCCTCAGTCTTGGTCACCCTAATTGGTGCCATTGCAGCCTTCTACTCTGAAAGCGTGGTGGATGTCTTCAAACTTGTGATTGCCATTGGCACCGGACCAGGTCTGGTCTTAATTTTGCGATGGTATTGGTGGCGGATTAATGCAGCAGCTGAATTAGCGTCTATGCTAGGAGGCTTCCTGATTGGCTTACTCACTACTATCATTCCCGTGCTTAAAATCGATGATTTTGGTTTGAAGCTGCTCGTCACTACCTCCATCACTACCGTGATTTGGGTTGCCGCCATGCTGCTAACGCCCCCCGAATCGGAGGCAACCTTAAACAAGTTTTACGCCAAAGTTCGTCCCGGTGGACCTGGGTGGACGCGGCAACAATCTCAGACTGGACTCGCTCCCTTACAAGATTTAGGCAAAGATATTCTGCGAGTGCTCGCGTCCAGCTTAATTCTGTTTGGTTCCATGTTTACGGTGGGCGGCTTTTTGCTACTGCAACCGACAACGGGCTGGATCTCCTTGGTTATTGCCGTCATCGGCTGGATGTGGTTGCGCCAACTCAATAAGTCTAAATCTCCCCCCATGGTCAGACCCGGAACAGGCGTCCCTACGCCCTAA
- the rppA gene encoding two-component system response regulator RppA, protein MRVLLVEDEPDLGAAIQRTLTQEAYIVDWAKDGREAWGYLESQWTQYTLAIFDWLLPGLSGIDLCQRLRAQQSPLPVLMLTAKDQPEDTATGLDAGADDYLVKPFRKIELLARLRALQRRSPHFQPQQLQVGPLTLDYGTHNVSILDQGQGQSVLLTHKEFQLLEYFMQHPRQIVSRDQILNQLWGADADTISNVVAALMRQLRRKLSDLGCDQAIETVYGVGYRLHLTHE, encoded by the coding sequence ATGCGAGTATTACTAGTCGAAGATGAGCCGGATCTGGGAGCCGCCATTCAGCGAACCCTCACCCAGGAAGCTTACATTGTCGATTGGGCGAAAGATGGCAGGGAGGCTTGGGGCTATCTAGAAAGCCAGTGGACCCAGTACACTCTGGCGATCTTCGACTGGTTATTGCCAGGATTATCCGGGATTGATCTGTGCCAACGCCTTCGGGCTCAGCAGAGTCCTTTGCCCGTCCTGATGTTGACCGCCAAGGATCAACCGGAAGATACCGCAACCGGGCTGGATGCGGGAGCAGATGATTATCTGGTTAAACCCTTTCGCAAAATTGAATTACTGGCCCGCTTGCGGGCACTACAGCGACGATCGCCCCATTTTCAGCCCCAACAACTCCAGGTGGGGCCGCTCACGTTGGACTATGGCACCCACAATGTCTCTATCCTGGATCAGGGACAAGGTCAGAGTGTCTTGTTGACCCATAAAGAATTTCAGCTATTGGAGTATTTTATGCAGCATCCTCGACAAATTGTCAGTCGTGATCAGATCCTTAATCAGCTTTGGGGAGCGGACGCCGACACCATCAGTAATGTGGTAGCTGCCCTGATGCGGCAACTGCGGCGAAAATTGTCTGACCTGGGCTGTGATCAAGCCATTGAGACCGTCTATGGAGTGGGTTATCGTCTTCATCTAACCCATGAATGA
- a CDS encoding SAM-dependent methyltransferase, translating into MSKLSESAYLVALSRALESERSDALFQDPWARQLAGGQGQLFQALSGDAQPYADAIAIRTHLIDKLVQERIAHENIGLVMNLGAGLDTRPYRLNLPSSLIWLDVDLPGILEYKHQQLLGVKSRCILKRIKGDLADSTFRRSLFSITHQLSKPALVIIEGLLGYWSEHQVSKLAAHLRQQPCISWWILELAAPTVLRG; encoded by the coding sequence ATGAGCAAACTTTCAGAATCTGCCTACCTAGTAGCCTTATCTCGAGCCTTGGAATCAGAGCGCAGTGACGCACTCTTTCAAGATCCTTGGGCACGACAGTTGGCGGGTGGGCAAGGGCAACTTTTTCAGGCCCTATCAGGAGATGCTCAACCGTATGCAGATGCGATCGCGATTCGAACTCATCTGATTGACAAGCTGGTCCAAGAGCGAATTGCCCATGAAAATATTGGTCTTGTGATGAACTTAGGAGCAGGTCTGGATACTCGGCCTTATCGGCTGAACCTTCCATCATCTTTGATCTGGTTAGACGTCGATCTGCCAGGCATATTAGAGTACAAACACCAACAGCTCCTGGGGGTAAAATCTCGATGCATCCTTAAGCGAATTAAGGGGGATTTAGCTGATTCAACGTTCAGACGCTCCCTTTTCTCTATTACCCATCAACTCTCAAAACCCGCTCTTGTAATCATTGAAGGGCTCTTAGGGTATTGGTCTGAGCATCAGGTTTCGAAACTCGCTGCCCATTTAAGGCAACAGCCCTGTATCAGCTGGTGGATATTAGAATTAGCTGCACCGACCGTATTAAGGGGTTAG
- a CDS encoding glutaredoxin — MTTLNTTQTPVKLYRMSTPDHDCPWGLKAIHLLKEQGIEYEDHPLRSKEEVEAFKTKHEVPTTPQIFIGEERIGGYTDLAQHFGVEVEAADYSYTPVVALFSTAGLITLATSLGMTGFMGVSLSMLASLKLMDLDAFVEGFQKYDLITQTFKPYAKSYPFAELLIGLGFLSGVAPLLTGISSLLIGTSGAISVFKAVYIDKLALNCACVGGNTKTPLGIVSFAENAIMAGMGAFLIFTSVGDRTLETVQTPDSLSSAVVQLRDDV, encoded by the coding sequence ATGACGACCTTAAACACAACCCAGACACCCGTTAAGCTCTATCGCATGTCCACCCCAGACCATGACTGTCCCTGGGGCCTGAAGGCTATCCATTTGCTCAAGGAGCAAGGTATTGAGTATGAAGACCACCCCTTGCGCTCTAAGGAAGAGGTGGAGGCATTTAAAACAAAACATGAGGTCCCCACCACACCACAAATTTTCATTGGCGAGGAACGCATCGGGGGTTATACCGATCTAGCACAACATTTTGGTGTGGAAGTTGAGGCTGCTGACTACTCCTACACCCCTGTAGTTGCCCTCTTTTCCACGGCTGGCCTGATTACCCTTGCAACCTCGTTAGGGATGACCGGTTTTATGGGAGTATCACTTTCAATGCTGGCATCCCTGAAGCTAATGGACCTGGATGCCTTTGTCGAAGGATTTCAGAAGTATGACCTGATTACCCAAACATTCAAGCCCTATGCAAAGTCTTACCCCTTTGCCGAACTGCTGATTGGCCTGGGTTTCTTGTCTGGAGTGGCACCACTATTAACTGGGATCAGTTCACTGTTGATTGGAACCAGTGGTGCTATCTCTGTGTTCAAAGCAGTCTATATCGACAAACTGGCGTTGAACTGTGCCTGCGTAGGCGGGAATACTAAGACGCCATTGGGTATTGTCAGCTTTGCCGAAAACGCGATTATGGCTGGTATGGGGGCTTTTCTAATATTTACGTCAGTGGGTGACAGAACCCTGGAAACAGTGCAGACGCCAGATTCGTTATCTTCTGCTGTGGTGCAGCTTAGGGATGACGTGTAA
- a CDS encoding aminoglycoside phosphotransferase family protein yields MQDRRYPYQAFDPTLIRSFFESVGPHLTLHSVELCTAGKSNTNFKLTLSDGSVYILRLYVNSKPEQDAYIFKLVKDIVPVPELLAQGPQWAILSFLPGQLLTETPDHVEQTATALARLADLKFNMPGQLQTDGSITPFDFGGLSDYMAQQLHHPEVQSWLGLDGLKRLQHLLAQEAHRLQELDTSACLVHGDFNPTNILIQDGQVSGLLDWDYCHSGTPYMDIGNLLRHTPINQHPQIKAGLERRGMRLPPDWQRRAELVDLASQLEFLTSSRSDTFKQQCVRRIDRTVCG; encoded by the coding sequence ATGCAAGATAGACGCTACCCTTATCAAGCTTTTGATCCAACCTTAATTCGCTCCTTTTTTGAGTCGGTGGGCCCGCATCTGACCCTCCATTCCGTAGAGCTGTGCACAGCGGGAAAAAGCAATACCAACTTCAAGTTAACCTTGAGCGATGGCAGTGTATATATCCTGAGGTTGTACGTCAACAGCAAGCCTGAGCAAGACGCCTATATTTTTAAACTCGTGAAGGATATTGTCCCTGTACCTGAGCTACTGGCTCAAGGACCCCAGTGGGCCATCTTGTCGTTTTTGCCTGGGCAGCTGTTGACTGAGACACCAGACCATGTGGAGCAGACCGCCACGGCTCTTGCCCGTCTCGCTGACCTCAAATTCAATATGCCGGGTCAGCTACAGACAGATGGATCGATCACCCCCTTCGACTTTGGCGGACTCTCGGACTATATGGCGCAACAGCTCCATCATCCAGAGGTTCAGTCTTGGCTCGGCTTAGACGGGCTGAAACGTCTGCAGCATCTCCTAGCTCAAGAGGCGCATCGCCTCCAGGAACTCGATACCTCAGCCTGTCTTGTTCATGGAGACTTCAATCCCACCAATATTCTGATTCAGGACGGTCAGGTGAGTGGCTTACTCGATTGGGACTATTGCCATTCGGGAACGCCCTACATGGATATTGGCAATCTGCTCCGGCATACCCCCATCAACCAGCACCCACAAATTAAGGCAGGACTGGAACGGAGAGGGATGAGGTTGCCGCCGGATTGGCAGCGACGGGCTGAGCTGGTTGATTTGGCCAGTCAGTTAGAATTCTTGACCTCTAGTCGTTCTGACACCTTTAAACAGCAATGTGTCCGTCGAATTGATCGGACGGTCTGTGGGTGA
- a CDS encoding heavy metal-responsive transcriptional regulator — MTTATHLKIGEVRRQTGVAVGALRYYESLGLIHSDRGDNGYRYYPQETVQQVQFIKKAQTLGFSLEEIREILNIHQQGDIPCERVQSMLQDKIEQLDHQIQQMMSFKSELEEYRDRWATNQPRPQPGDICPLISTVSL; from the coding sequence ATGACTACAGCCACACACCTGAAAATTGGTGAGGTTCGACGGCAAACTGGGGTTGCTGTTGGGGCGTTGCGGTACTACGAAAGCTTAGGGTTAATTCACTCGGATCGTGGAGACAATGGCTACCGCTATTATCCCCAAGAGACCGTGCAGCAGGTGCAGTTTATCAAGAAGGCACAAACCTTGGGGTTTTCCTTAGAGGAAATTCGAGAAATCCTCAATATTCACCAACAAGGGGACATCCCTTGTGAACGGGTGCAGTCGATGCTGCAAGACAAGATTGAACAGCTTGACCATCAAATCCAACAGATGATGTCCTTTAAATCTGAATTGGAAGAATATCGAGATCGCTGGGCCACTAATCAGCCCCGACCTCAACCCGGTGATATCTGCCCGTTGATTTCAACCGTTTCCTTGTAA